One window of Marinomonas primoryensis genomic DNA carries:
- a CDS encoding GNAT family N-acyltransferase produces the protein MIQVEQMIASKSPQFFDKSPFITRPTLSVLKRLFHENEVNQFLEKNDGCVGFEFIDRILDHFNFSYQVSQVDRRNIPASGRMMIIANHPLGALDGLALLRLIGEIRPDVKIVANDLLMGFDGLKSLVLPVDNLGGKTGRQQLKAIMNCLHNEEAVIIFPAGEVSRMSPSGVKDQQWNQNYLKLAQKTNSPLLPVHIGGRNSMLFYTSSLLYRPLSTLQLANEMFRQKNRKIPMQVGQAIPIQELAKLPLSDKEKNKLVKRHLYRIAKGKKPLLKTEKTVEHPQNRQLIRQELKQSEHLGSTKDNKQIYLFNYDPMSVTMKEIGRLREIAFRKVGEGTGERSDLDKFDQHYRHLVLWDEEELEIVGAYRIGEVARYMKEEKTNKIYSAELFQYSCDMEPYFEQGIELGRSFIQPKYWGKRSLDYLWYGIGAYLDRHPEIRYMFGPVSLSNSYPQVAKDFIVSFYRLYFADKEHLARSFTPYQVNTEHADIISTLFSGNNYDEDFRVLKEQLSHFGASVPTLFKQYSELCESGGVRFLDFGVDSDFGYCVDGLVLVDLNTVKEAKNKRYRGHNEVNHL, from the coding sequence GTGATACAAGTCGAGCAAATGATTGCCAGTAAATCTCCTCAGTTTTTCGATAAAAGCCCATTTATTACACGCCCTACGTTAAGTGTCTTAAAACGCTTATTCCACGAAAATGAAGTAAACCAATTCCTGGAAAAAAACGACGGCTGTGTTGGCTTCGAATTTATTGATCGTATACTGGATCACTTCAACTTTAGTTACCAAGTGAGTCAAGTTGATCGCCGAAATATCCCTGCCAGTGGCCGTATGATGATCATCGCCAATCATCCTCTCGGTGCTTTAGACGGCTTGGCGTTACTCCGACTCATTGGTGAAATACGTCCGGATGTCAAAATCGTCGCTAATGATCTGTTAATGGGATTTGATGGTTTGAAAAGCCTCGTTTTACCCGTCGATAATTTAGGGGGGAAAACGGGGCGTCAGCAACTTAAAGCCATTATGAACTGTCTACACAATGAAGAAGCCGTGATTATTTTTCCCGCTGGCGAAGTGTCTCGTATGTCGCCAAGTGGCGTAAAAGACCAACAGTGGAATCAGAACTACTTAAAACTGGCGCAAAAAACCAATAGTCCATTGCTACCTGTACACATAGGTGGCCGCAATTCCATGTTGTTTTACACCAGCTCACTTTTGTATCGGCCTCTGTCTACACTTCAACTTGCCAACGAAATGTTTCGCCAAAAGAACCGTAAAATTCCCATGCAAGTAGGCCAGGCGATTCCGATCCAAGAATTGGCTAAGTTGCCATTGAGTGACAAAGAAAAAAATAAACTGGTAAAACGCCATCTGTACCGTATCGCCAAGGGAAAAAAGCCCCTGCTGAAAACAGAAAAAACGGTTGAGCACCCACAGAATAGACAGCTAATACGACAAGAACTTAAACAGTCAGAGCACCTTGGTAGCACCAAAGACAACAAACAGATTTACCTGTTCAATTACGACCCTATGTCGGTCACGATGAAAGAAATCGGGCGTTTACGTGAAATTGCCTTTCGTAAAGTCGGCGAAGGCACAGGAGAACGTTCTGACCTAGATAAATTCGACCAGCACTATCGGCATTTGGTTTTATGGGATGAAGAAGAATTAGAAATAGTCGGGGCTTATCGTATAGGCGAAGTCGCACGCTACATGAAAGAAGAAAAAACCAATAAAATATACAGCGCAGAACTGTTCCAATATTCGTGTGATATGGAGCCTTACTTTGAACAAGGCATCGAACTAGGACGAAGCTTTATCCAACCTAAATATTGGGGCAAACGCAGCTTAGATTATTTATGGTATGGCATTGGCGCTTATCTAGATCGGCATCCAGAAATACGCTACATGTTCGGCCCCGTGAGTTTGAGCAATAGCTACCCACAAGTGGCAAAAGATTTCATCGTGTCATTCTACCGATTGTATTTCGCAGACAAAGAACACTTAGCGCGCTCTTTTACGCCTTATCAGGTCAATACTGAGCACGCTGACATCATTTCAACCCTGTTTAGTGGCAACAATTACGATGAAGACTTCAGGGTTTTAAAAGAACAACTCAGCCATTTTGGCGCCAGTGTGCCAACGCTGTTTAAGCAATACAGTGAGTTATGTGAGTCGGGCGGAGTTCGCTTCTTAGACTTTGGTGTCGATTCAGACTTTGGCTACTGCGTGGACGGTTTAGTCCTGGTAGACCTCAATACAGTCAAAGAAGCGAAAAACAAACGCTACCGAGGGCACAACGAAGTGAATCACCTCTAG
- a CDS encoding isoamylase early set domain-containing protein: MIEKTYLKTKPKCKVKFALSADMIGDGQNVSVVGDFNNWDASAHPLRKQKSGVFASTLNLEIDHTYQFRYLIDNQYWLNDDMADAYVPSPLSQDSNGILSL, from the coding sequence ATGATCGAGAAAACATATTTAAAAACCAAGCCAAAATGCAAAGTGAAATTTGCCCTATCAGCAGACATGATCGGTGACGGCCAGAACGTTTCGGTGGTTGGTGACTTTAACAATTGGGACGCTTCAGCGCACCCATTACGCAAACAAAAGTCGGGCGTCTTTGCTTCTACCTTAAATCTAGAAATCGATCACACTTACCAATTCCGCTACCTTATTGACAACCAGTACTGGCTAAACGATGACATGGCAGACGCCTATGTACCGAGCCCTTTAAGCCAAGATTCAAACGGGATATTAAGCCTATAG
- the betB gene encoding betaine-aldehyde dehydrogenase encodes MAHQQQYIHGRYHASTSGEHFETINPATGEVIATVEHAGQAELDAAVESAKKGQKVWAAMSPVERGRILKKAAELLRENNEVLARLEVLDTGKPLQEAICVDIETGADVIEYYAGLTDKIQGEYQDLGNGNFFYTRREPLGVCAGIGAWNYPIQIAMWKSGPALAAGNAMIFKPSEETPLTALKLAEIYTQAGLPDGVFNVIQGDGRTGQMITAHPGIDKVSFTGEVGTGKKVMAASAQSLKDVTMELGGKSPMIIFPDMPVDQAVSAAMLANFYTQGEVCTNGTRVFVHADIMDAFTKELKTRTEAMIIGDPMDMETQVGALISKDHMHKVLGYIQAAKDAGATLLCGGYQVTENGLDKGAFVAPTVFTDCTDDMPQVQDEIFGPVMSVLSFTDEDEVIKRANDTKFGLAAGVFTKDFARAHRVINQMQAGICWINAWGSSPAEMPVGGYKESGVGRENGIDTLYHYTQNKSVFVDLNDIQKPY; translated from the coding sequence ATGGCACATCAGCAGCAATACATTCACGGCCGCTACCATGCATCCACCAGCGGAGAGCACTTTGAAACCATTAACCCTGCCACAGGGGAAGTGATTGCAACCGTTGAGCACGCCGGTCAAGCCGAGCTAGATGCTGCTGTTGAATCCGCCAAGAAGGGGCAAAAAGTCTGGGCCGCAATGAGCCCTGTTGAACGTGGCCGTATCCTTAAAAAAGCAGCCGAATTACTGCGTGAAAACAACGAAGTACTCGCACGCTTAGAAGTACTAGACACCGGTAAACCGCTTCAAGAAGCCATTTGTGTCGACATTGAAACAGGCGCTGACGTCATTGAATATTACGCAGGCCTAACCGATAAAATACAAGGCGAATACCAAGACCTTGGCAACGGCAATTTTTTCTACACTCGTCGCGAGCCATTAGGCGTTTGCGCTGGCATCGGCGCGTGGAACTACCCTATTCAAATCGCCATGTGGAAATCTGGCCCTGCGCTGGCCGCTGGCAACGCGATGATTTTCAAACCTTCAGAAGAAACGCCTTTAACGGCTCTTAAATTAGCCGAAATCTACACACAAGCCGGTTTACCAGATGGCGTGTTTAACGTGATTCAAGGTGATGGTCGTACAGGTCAAATGATCACGGCTCACCCAGGCATCGACAAAGTCTCTTTCACTGGTGAAGTCGGTACAGGCAAAAAAGTCATGGCTGCATCGGCACAGTCTCTAAAAGATGTGACCATGGAACTGGGCGGAAAATCGCCTATGATCATCTTCCCAGACATGCCCGTTGACCAAGCTGTCTCTGCAGCGATGTTGGCGAATTTCTATACACAAGGTGAAGTTTGCACCAACGGCACACGCGTATTCGTTCACGCAGACATAATGGACGCTTTCACCAAAGAATTAAAAACTCGCACTGAAGCCATGATCATTGGCGACCCAATGGACATGGAAACACAAGTAGGCGCTTTGATTTCGAAAGACCACATGCACAAGGTACTCGGTTACATTCAGGCGGCAAAAGACGCGGGTGCAACCTTGCTTTGTGGCGGTTACCAAGTCACTGAAAATGGCTTAGACAAAGGCGCGTTTGTTGCGCCAACGGTCTTTACTGATTGCACAGACGACATGCCACAAGTACAAGACGAGATCTTCGGTCCTGTGATGTCGGTTCTTAGCTTCACCGATGAAGACGAAGTAATCAAGCGTGCAAATGATACCAAGTTTGGTTTGGCTGCTGGCGTCTTCACGAAAGACTTCGCTCGCGCACACCGTGTCATTAATCAAATGCAGGCCGGTATTTGTTGGATAAACGCATGGGGCTCTTCCCCTGCAGAAATGCCCGTAGGCGGATACAAAGAGTCTGGTGTTGGCCGTGAAAATGGCATCGATACGTTATACCACTACACACAAAACAAGAGCGTTTTTGTTGATCTCAACGACATTCAAAAACCTTACTAA
- the betA gene encoding choline dehydrogenase, with amino-acid sequence MTIETYDYIIVGAGSAGCVLADRLTESGENNVLLLEMGGSDKSIFIQMPTALSYPMNSDKYAWQFHTDKEPGLDNREMHCPRGKVLGGSSSINGMVYVRGHACDFDQWEENGAAGWNYQTCLPYFKKAESWKGGADTYRGGEGPLSTNNGNDMTYNPLYQAFIDAGNQAGYGETADYNGHRQEGFGPMHMTVKNGVRASTSNAYLRRAMQRPNLTLKTGVLSHKVLFESNNAEGKKAVGIEFSKKGQVSQVYASKEVILSAGSVGSPQLLQLSGVGPKDVLEKAGVPLVHELPGVGENLQDHLEVYFQYRCKQPVTLNGKLDLISKGLIGTRWILFKSGLGATNHFESCGFIRSRAGLKWPNIQYHFLPAAMRYDGQAAVDGHGFQVHVGPNKPESRGKLWIESADPAAKPRILFNYISTEQDKQDWRDTIRLTREVLEQSALDMYRGEEIQPGINIQSDKDIDQWVKENVESAYHPSCTCKMGSDSDPMAVLNDACQVRGIDNLRVVDSSIFPTITNGNLNAPTIMVAEKAADMILGKDALPSLDVPVWIHPEYETKQR; translated from the coding sequence ATGACAATCGAAACATACGATTACATTATCGTTGGTGCTGGCTCTGCTGGGTGTGTATTGGCAGACCGACTAACAGAGAGTGGCGAGAACAACGTTCTACTATTAGAAATGGGCGGTTCGGATAAAAGCATTTTTATCCAGATGCCAACCGCTTTGTCTTACCCGATGAACTCAGATAAATACGCTTGGCAGTTTCATACTGACAAAGAGCCAGGCCTGGATAATCGCGAAATGCATTGCCCACGCGGTAAAGTATTGGGCGGCTCTTCTTCCATCAATGGCATGGTCTATGTTCGCGGCCACGCGTGCGATTTTGACCAATGGGAAGAAAACGGCGCAGCGGGATGGAATTACCAAACCTGCTTACCTTACTTTAAGAAGGCAGAATCTTGGAAAGGCGGCGCAGACACTTATCGCGGCGGCGAAGGCCCCTTGTCGACCAACAACGGCAACGACATGACCTACAACCCACTGTATCAAGCATTTATTGATGCAGGTAACCAAGCAGGTTACGGCGAAACAGCGGATTACAATGGCCATCGCCAAGAAGGTTTTGGCCCAATGCACATGACAGTGAAAAATGGTGTACGGGCGTCTACGTCTAACGCTTATTTACGTCGTGCTATGCAACGCCCTAACCTAACACTGAAAACTGGCGTACTGAGCCACAAAGTCTTATTTGAAAGTAACAACGCTGAAGGCAAAAAAGCCGTTGGTATTGAGTTCAGTAAGAAAGGTCAAGTCAGTCAAGTGTATGCCAGCAAAGAAGTCATTTTGTCAGCAGGTTCAGTTGGCTCACCACAGTTATTGCAACTGTCTGGTGTGGGTCCAAAAGACGTTTTAGAAAAAGCCGGTGTCCCCCTGGTACATGAACTGCCTGGTGTCGGGGAAAACTTACAAGATCACTTGGAAGTCTACTTCCAATACCGATGTAAGCAACCAGTGACGCTAAATGGCAAACTGGACTTGATCAGCAAAGGCTTAATCGGCACACGCTGGATCTTATTTAAAAGCGGTTTAGGCGCAACCAACCATTTTGAATCTTGTGGTTTTATTCGTTCTCGTGCTGGTTTGAAATGGCCAAACATTCAATACCACTTCTTGCCAGCCGCTATGCGTTACGATGGCCAAGCTGCGGTTGATGGTCATGGTTTCCAAGTCCACGTTGGACCAAACAAACCAGAGAGTCGCGGTAAGTTATGGATTGAATCCGCAGACCCAGCAGCCAAACCACGCATTCTGTTCAATTACATTTCAACCGAACAAGATAAGCAAGATTGGCGCGATACCATTCGTCTTACTCGTGAAGTGCTTGAGCAATCCGCATTGGATATGTACCGTGGCGAAGAGATTCAACCCGGCATCAATATTCAAAGTGATAAAGACATCGACCAATGGGTGAAAGAGAACGTAGAAAGTGCTTATCATCCTTCTTGTACTTGTAAAATGGGAAGCGATAGCGATCCGATGGCGGTGTTGAACGACGCTTGCCAAGTTCGTGGCATTGACAACCTGCGTGTAGTGGATTCGTCAATTTTCCCGACGATCACCAACGGTAACTTGAACGCACCGACTATCATGGTGGCAGAAAAAGCGGCAGATATGATTCTTGGAAAAGACGCGTTACCAAGCCTAGACGTGCCTGTTTGGATTCACCCAGAATACGAAACAAAACAGCGTTAA
- a CDS encoding methyl-accepting chemotaxis protein, which translates to MTFKNKILITLMLVGLIPVFISSAISVNFSSKALIDMGNNQLMSLQETKSHSVTSYLDTLSNGLSLLAENPIVVRMLPLLGNAYKRLNKIPVNDQNLDDVARFYDSEFKTRLSPDEASEFESDALISQLSPAAILLQSAYIAQNTNPVGEKDKTLNSQHIPAYDAFHQGAHPYLQKVQQEFGFYDVFLISDTGDVVYSVFKEIDFGTSLTTGPFKDSGLAKAFTNSLNNDGVSFTDFSLYMPSHQSPAGFLSVPVFKNEKRIGVLVAQFPISTLNNIMTERAGLGETGETYLIGMDGKMRSDSYLDPENHSVLASFRNPKEGSVDTVVVQEASKGIANTKMIENYKGNSVLSSYSPLEYKGLKWIVVAEMAEDEALASVHKLNYVILALCLIIAVAIAFIALWFARSILAPLGAEPKEMQAIAEKIAAGDLSIEFNNTSSPSSIYGAMRTMSENLNQLIRQVKSSAMSQSVSSYKLAEISETASANIQSQHSSTTEIGNAMQQMVISVTEVARNILDATSAAGDAKQRVNDSREDLLIAVKDMAQVSEEVRKARETVDNLNKRTEEISNVVSTIQGISDQTNLLALNAAIEAARAGESGRGFAVVADEVRGLASNTQKETEQIASIIRSLQMEASAAQKVLHSCVDYAQRVSDTANHTANSLNEASNYVDNVSNMMEQVSSASEEQGSVANEISNNVEAVTEASSRSEQAISEISKSSEEMAKLSTDLEKIISRFRLRDQ; encoded by the coding sequence ATGACCTTTAAAAATAAGATACTGATTACTTTAATGTTGGTCGGGTTAATCCCTGTTTTTATCTCTTCCGCCATTTCTGTTAATTTTTCAAGCAAAGCATTAATTGACATGGGCAATAATCAATTAATGTCGTTGCAAGAAACAAAGAGCCATTCTGTTACGTCGTATCTAGACACTCTATCAAATGGCCTTTCGCTTTTGGCGGAAAACCCGATCGTGGTGCGTATGTTGCCATTGCTGGGAAATGCTTATAAAAGACTCAATAAAATCCCCGTTAATGATCAAAACCTGGATGATGTTGCGCGCTTTTATGACAGTGAATTTAAGACTCGATTGTCACCGGATGAAGCCAGTGAATTTGAATCTGATGCCTTAATATCACAACTTTCACCGGCCGCTATTCTTCTTCAAAGTGCCTATATTGCTCAAAATACCAACCCTGTTGGAGAAAAAGATAAAACGCTTAACTCACAACATATTCCAGCCTACGATGCTTTCCATCAAGGTGCACACCCATACTTACAAAAAGTGCAGCAAGAGTTTGGTTTTTATGATGTTTTTTTAATCTCAGATACTGGAGATGTTGTTTACAGTGTATTCAAAGAAATTGATTTTGGTACGTCTTTAACGACTGGCCCCTTTAAAGACTCAGGATTGGCGAAAGCATTCACCAATTCATTAAATAACGATGGCGTGAGTTTTACTGATTTCTCTCTCTATATGCCTTCGCATCAATCACCAGCAGGCTTTTTGTCGGTTCCTGTCTTTAAAAATGAAAAGCGCATTGGTGTGTTAGTTGCTCAATTTCCAATCAGCACATTAAATAACATCATGACGGAAAGAGCGGGATTGGGCGAAACCGGTGAAACCTACCTGATTGGTATGGACGGCAAGATGCGGTCTGACTCTTATCTTGATCCAGAAAACCATTCTGTCTTAGCGTCTTTTAGAAACCCAAAAGAAGGCAGTGTTGATACGGTTGTTGTGCAAGAAGCCAGCAAGGGTATTGCCAATACGAAAATGATTGAAAACTACAAAGGCAATTCTGTATTGTCTTCTTATAGCCCACTTGAATACAAAGGTTTGAAGTGGATTGTTGTCGCGGAAATGGCGGAGGATGAAGCGTTAGCCAGTGTGCATAAGCTGAATTATGTTATTTTGGCTTTGTGCTTGATTATTGCTGTTGCGATCGCCTTTATTGCACTTTGGTTCGCTCGTAGTATCTTGGCGCCTCTGGGTGCAGAGCCTAAAGAAATGCAGGCTATCGCAGAAAAAATAGCTGCTGGTGATTTGTCTATTGAGTTTAATAACACAAGTTCGCCCTCTAGTATTTATGGTGCGATGCGTACGATGTCGGAAAACTTAAATCAGCTGATTAGGCAGGTGAAAAGCAGTGCGATGTCACAGTCGGTGTCTTCATATAAATTGGCAGAAATTTCTGAAACAGCCAGTGCTAATATCCAATCTCAGCACAGTAGTACGACTGAGATTGGGAATGCTATGCAGCAAATGGTCATTTCCGTAACAGAAGTGGCTCGTAACATTTTAGATGCCACCAGCGCTGCTGGTGACGCAAAACAACGTGTTAATGATAGCAGAGAAGATCTCTTGATCGCTGTGAAAGACATGGCGCAAGTGTCGGAAGAGGTTCGTAAAGCAAGAGAGACAGTGGATAATCTGAATAAACGCACTGAAGAAATATCCAATGTCGTTTCTACTATTCAAGGTATTTCAGATCAAACAAATCTTCTGGCCCTGAATGCTGCTATTGAAGCCGCCCGGGCAGGAGAATCAGGTCGAGGCTTTGCCGTTGTTGCTGATGAAGTCCGAGGACTTGCGTCTAATACACAAAAAGAGACGGAGCAAATCGCAAGCATTATTCGCAGTTTGCAAATGGAAGCGTCCGCTGCTCAAAAAGTATTACATTCTTGTGTGGACTATGCGCAACGAGTGTCCGATACCGCCAACCATACGGCTAACTCACTTAATGAAGCCTCTAACTACGTGGACAATGTGAGTAACATGATGGAACAGGTCTCAAGCGCCTCTGAGGAGCAAGGCAGTGTTGCCAATGAGATCAGCAATAATGTTGAAGCGGTAACGGAAGCATCGTCTAGGAGTGAGCAAGCAATTTCTGAAATATCAAAATCCAGTGAAGAGATGGCAAAACTGTCGACGGATTTAGAAAAAATCATTAGTCGCTTTCGGTTGAGAGATCAATAA